In Schistocerca cancellata isolate TAMUIC-IGC-003103 chromosome 7, iqSchCanc2.1, whole genome shotgun sequence, a genomic segment contains:
- the LOC126092712 gene encoding uncharacterized protein LOC126092712, which produces MKQIKFCNIKCTKKLYTRDVDLKEKISAITVREIMRAKRRLRGCASEVLGKPQKKHQDWFDDSDPEIRKLINDFRTSLRTPDDNKRRAAHYNLKVKSDILSRWAEHFNDVLNPDHQTTDIPYIEALEDLPVEEQLADAPSYSEFISALAKLKNDKTTYINLQNASYRRFGLAISITKTQVLKQPLRGLNADDSSIEINNKHLQNVSKFKYLGSQIRSDNSLTSEIAARIASAASAFGKLNDRVWKSHDLKLQTKIAVYKALVLSTLLYASETWCCYKADIKKLDKFHLRCLRSILRIKWEDRVPNTEILRRVKLAGIEALIIKHQLRWSGHIVRMDDSRLPKAVFYSQLSCGKRRKGGQHLRYKDTIKRHLTACGIPSNRWEELALRRSEWRSTVHKSIEQFEQKRVMDLDAKRELRKSQLKPVYTYTYNSAGQLHCAPCNRIFKAKFGFASHIRAYHNKDRED; this is translated from the exons atgaaacagataaaattttgCAACATAAAGTGTACAAAAAAACTGTACACTCGAGATGTCGATTTGAAAGAGAAAATTTCAGCAATTACTGTCAGAGAAATTATGCGTGCTAAAAGAAG attgcgtggctgtgcttcagaagtcttgggaaagcctcagaagaagcaccaggactggtttgacgactcagatccagagatcagaaagctaattaatgatttcagaacctctcttcgcacccctgatgataacaagcgtagagcagcgcattacaatctgaaagtgaag agtgacatcctgtctcggtgggcggaacattttaatgacgttcttaatcccgaccatcagacaaccgatattccatacatagaagcacttgaagacctgccagttgaggaacaacttgcggatgccccttcctacagtgaattcatttcagcactggctaagctgaaaaatgacaaaaca acttacataaacctgCAAAATGCCTCCtacagaagatttggcttagccattagcatcactaagacgcaagttcttaaacaaccacttagaggtcttaatgcagatgactctagtattgagataaataacaaacacttgcaaaatgtgtcaaagttcaaatacctgggaagccaaattagaagtgacaacagcctgacatcggaaatcgcagcgcgtatagccagcgcagcctcagccttcggtaagcttaatgaccgagtatggaaatcacatgatctcaaactacaaacaaaaattgcagtctacaaagcattaGTATTATctaccttactctatgcctcggaaacctggtgctgttacaaagctgacattaagaagctagataaatttcatcttcgatgtctgagatcaattctgcgcatcaaatgggaagaccgtgtcccaaacacggagattttgcgccgcgtgaaactggctggtattgaagctttaataattaaacatcaactgagatggagtggtcacatagtacgcatggatgacagtaggctacctaaagcggtgttctactcgcagctctcgtgcgggaagaggaggaaaggtggtcaacacctgcgatataaagacaccattaaacgccaccttacagcctgtggcatcccaagcaaccgttgggaggagctagcattgcgccgatcggagtggcgatcaactgtacataagagcatcgaacaattcgagcaaaagcgtgtaatggacctggatgctaaaagagagctccgaaaatctcagctcaagcctgtctacacgtatacttacaactctgctggtcaacttcactgtgctccatgcaacaggatattcaaagcgaaattcggattcgcgagccacatccgagcctaccacaacaaggacagagaagactga